In Bradyrhizobium sp. 200, the sequence CGCACAAGACGCAGGGCCGCGCCGACGTCTGGCGCACCGGCAAGAAGATGTACAAGCAAAAGGGCACCGGCGGCGCCCGTCACGGCTCGGCCCGCGTGCCGCAGTTCCGCGGCGGTGGTCGTGCGTTCGGTCCGGTGGTTCGCTCGCACGCGACCGACCTGCCGAAGAAGGTGCGCGCGCTGGCGCTCAAGCACGCTCTGTCGGCGAAAGCCAAGGACGGCGGCCTGATCGTGATCGACAGCGCCCAGATCAAGGAAGCCAAGACCAAGGCGCTGGTCGGCCATTTCTCGGGTCTCGGCCTGACCAATGCGCTGATCATCGACGGCGCCGAGCTCAACAACGGTTTCGCGACCGCGGCGCGCAACATTCCGAATATCGACGTGCTGCCGATCCAGGGCATCAACGTCTACGACATTCTGCGCCGTCAGAAGCTCGTGCTGACGAAGGCGGCAGTCGATGCGCTGGAGGCGCGCTTCAAATGAAGAATATCGATCCGCGCCATTACGACGTGATCGTCGCGCCCGTCGTCACCGAAAAGGCGACGGTGGCCTCCGAGCACAACAAGGTCGTGTTCAAGGTCGCCGGCAAGGCGACCAAGCCGCAAATCAAGGAAGCCGTCGAGAAGCTGTTCGACGTCAAGGTGAAGAGCGTGAACACGCTGGTCCGCAAGGGCAAGACCAAGGTGTTCCGCGGCAATTTCGGTTCGCAGTCGGACGTCAAGCGGGCGATCGTGACCCTCGAAGAGGGCCACCGCATCGACGTCACTACCGGACTATAAGGCGACACAGCGATGGCATTGAAAACATACAATCCGACGACGCCGGGCCAGCGCCAGCTCGTGATGGTCGACCGTTCGGCTCTCTACAAGGGCAAGCCGGTAAAGGCGCTGACCGAGGGCAAGCTCGGCAATGGCGGCCGCAACAACACCGGCCGCATCACCGTGCGCTTCCGCGGTGGCGGCCACAAGAAGGCCTACCGCCTGGTGGACTTCAAGCGGAACAAGGTTGACGTTCCCGCCGTCGTCGAGCGGCTGGAATACGATCCGAACCGCACCGCGTTCATCGCGCTGATCAAGTATCAGGACGGCGAGCAGGCCTACATCCTGGCGCCGCAGCGTCTGGCCGTGGGCGACACCGTGGTTGCCGGCAACTATGTCGACGTGAAGCCGGGCAACGTCATGCCGCTCGGCAACATGCCGGTCGGCACCATCGTCCACAACATCGAAATGAAGATCGGGAAGGGCGGCCAGATCGCGCGTTCGGCCGGCACCTACGCCCAGATCGTCGGCCGCGACCAGGACTACGTCATCCTGCGGCTGAACTCGGGCGAGCAGCGCCTGGTGCACGGCCGTTGCCGCGGCACCATCGGCGCGGTCTCGAACCCGGACCACATGAACATCTCGATCGGCAAGGCCGGCCGCACCCGCTGGCTCGGCTGGCGCCCGCATAACCGCGGCGTCGTCATGAACCCGATCGACCATCCGCACGGCGGCGGCGAAGGCCGCACCTCGGGCGGCCGCCACCCGGTCACCCCGTGGGGCAAGCCGACCAAGGGCAAGAAGACGCGGTCGAACAAGTCGACCAATCGATTCATCCTCCTAAGCCGCCACAAGCGGAAGAAGTAAGGAACGCCGGACATGGTTCGTTCAGTCTGGAAAGGCCCGTTCGTCGAAGCCTCTCTGCTCAAGAAGGCAGATGCTGCGCGCGCGTCCGGCCGTCATGACGTCATCAAGATCTGGAGCCGCCGCTCGACCATCCTGCCGCAATTCGTCGGCCTGACGTTCGGCGTCTACAACGGCCAGAAGCACGTGCCGGTGTCGGTCAACGAGGAAATGGTGGGTCACAAGTTCGGCGAGTTCTCGCCGACCCGTACCTTCCATGGCCACTCGGGCGACAAGAAAGCCAAGAAGGCTTGAGGAATAGACGATGAGCAAACCAAAGCGCGAACGTAGCCTCGCGGACAACGAGGCCAAGGCGGTGGCCCGGATGCTGCGCGTCAGCCCGCAGAAGCTCAATCTTGTCGCGCAGTTGATCCGCGGCCGGAAGGCGTCTGCTGCGCTCGCCGACCTGCAGTTTTCGCGCAAGCGGATCGCGGTCGACGTCAAGAAGTGCCTGGAATCGGCGATTGCGAATGCCGAAAACAACCATGACCTCGAGGTCGACGATCTCGTCGTCGCCGAGGCCCATGTCGGCAACGGCATCGTCATGAAGCGTTTTGCGCCGCGCGGCCGTGGCCGCTCGGGCCGTATTTATAAACCGTTCTCGCATCTGACCATCGTGGTTCGTCAGGTCGAGGCCGAGGCAAGCGCTTAAAGCGGCGCGGGAGAAAACGATGGGTCAAAAGATCAATCCAATCGGACTGCGTCTCGGCATCAACCGTACGTGGGATTCCCGTTGGTTCGCCGGCAAGAGCGAGTACGGCAAGCTGCTGCATGAAGACGTCAAGATCCGCGAGATCCTGCACAAGGAGCTCAAGCAGGCGGCTGTCGCCCGCATCGTGATCGAGCGTCCGCACAAGAAGTGCCGCGTGACGATCCATTCGGCGCGTCCGGGCGTCGTGATCGGCAAGAAGGGCGCCGACATCGACAAGCTGCGCAAGCGGGTTGCCGACATCACGGATTCCGACGTCGTCATCAACATCGTCGAAATCCGCAAGCCCGAACTCGATGCCACCCTGGTCGCCGAATCGATCGCCCAGCAGCTCGAGCGCCGCGTCGCGTTCCGCCGCGCCATGAAGCGGGCAGTGCAGTCGGCGATGCGTCTCGGTGCCGAAGGCATTCGTATCAACTGCTCGGGCCGTCTCGGCGGCGCCGAAATCGCGCGCATGGAGTGGTACCGCGAGGGCCGCGTGCCGTTGCACACGCTGCGCGCCGACGTCGATTACGGCGTGGCGACCGCGTTCACCACGTTCGGCACCTGCGGCGTCAAGGTCTGGATCTTCAAGGGCGAGATCCTCGAGCACGATCCGATGGCCCAGGACAAGAAGATGGCCGAAGGCGACACCGCACGTCCGCGCCGCGACGCCGCGGCGTGAGATATTAGAGAAGGTTTGAGGGCTTAAAGCCATGATGCAACCAAAGAAAACGAAGTTCCGGAAGGCGCATAAGGGCCGTATCCACGGCGTTGCGACTTCGGGTGCGACGTTGTCGTTCGGCCAGTTCGGCCTGAAGGCGATGGCGCCCGAGCGCATCACCGCCCGCCAGATCGAAGCCGCACGCCGCGCGCTGACCCGTCACATGAAGCGCGCCGGCCGCGTCTGGATCCGCGTATTCCCGGACCTGCCGGTGTCGAAGAAGCCTGCCGAAGTCCGCATGGGCTCGGGCAAGGGCACGCCGGAATTGTGGGTGGCGCGGGTCAAGCCGGGCCGCGTGATTTTCGAGATCGACGGCGTCAACGTGCAGACCGCGAAGGAAGCGCTTACGCTGGCCGCCGCCAAGCTGCCGATCAAGACGCGCTTCGTCGCGCGCATTGCGGAGTAACCGTCATGGCCCCGATGAAAGTTGAAGACATCCGCGCGATGAGCGACGACCAGAGGGAGGACGCCGTCCTCAATCTGAAGAAGGAGCGTTTCAACCTGCGTTTCCAGCGCGCCACCGGGCAGTTGGAAAACACCTCGCGGCTGCGCGAAGCCCGCCGCGATATCGCCCGCATCAAGACCATCGCCGCGCAAACGCGCGCGAAGAAGAAGTAAGAGGCCTTATTATGCCGAAACGTACCCTTCAGGGCGTGGTCGTGAGCGACAAGCAAGCCAAGACGGTGGTGGTGCGCGTCGATCGCCGCTTCACCCATCCGATCTACAAGAAGACGATCCGCCGCTCCAAGAACTACCACGCGCACGACGAGAACAGCGAGTTCAAGCCGGGCGACATGGTCTGGATCGAGGAGAGCAAGCCGATCTCGAAGTTGAAGCGCTGGACCGTGGTCCGGGGCGAGCAGAAGAAAACCGCCTGAGATTCGTTCGGCCAGGGCCGGATGAGTAATCAGGAAAAATTTTAGGCGCTAATTCGAGCGCATCAGAAAGAGGACGAGGTGCATCAATGATTCAGATGCAGACCAACCTCGACGTGGCCGACAATTCAGGCGCACGCCGTGTCATGTGCATCAAGGTGCTGGGGGGCTCCAAGCGCCGCTATGCCACCGTGGGCGACGTTATCGTCGTGTCGATCAAGGAAGCGATTCCGCGCGGCAAGGTGAAGAAGGGCGACGTGATGAAGGCCGTCGTGGTGCGGGTCCGCAAGGACATCCGCCGCGCCGACGGCTCGGTCATCCGCTTCGACCGCAACGCCGCCGTGCTGATCAACAACCAGTCGGAGCCGGTCGGCACCCGTATCTTCGGGCCGGTGCCGCGCGAGCTGCGCGCCAAGAACCACATGAAAATCATCTCGCTTGCGCCGGAGGTGCTGTGATGGCTGCCAAGATCCGGAAAGGTGACAAGGTCATCGTGCTGAACGGCCGCGACAAGGGCCGTACCGGCGAGGTATTCGAGGTCCGCCCCGCCGAGAACAAGGCACTGGTGCGCGGCGTCAACATGGTGAAGCGTCACCAGAAGCAGACCCAGAACCAGGAAGGCGGCATCATCTCCAAGGAGTCGCCGATCCACCTGTCCAACATCGCCTATGTCGGCAAGGACGGAAAGCCGACCCGCGTGGGCTTCAAGATTCAGGCTGATGGCAAGAAGGTACGCATTGCCAAGAGCTCGGGAGCAGAGATCGATGGCTGATACCGCTTACACACCGCGCCTGCGCACGGAGTATGACAAGAGCATTCGCGGCAAGCTGACCGAACAGTTCGGCTATGCCAACGTCATGCAGGTGCCGCGGCTGGACAAGGTCGTCCTCAACATGGGCGTCGGCGATGCCGTCAACGACCGCAAGAAGGCCGAGACCGCGGCTGGCGAACTGACCCAGATCGCCGGCCAGAAGGCGATCGTGACCTATTCGCGGATTGCGATCGCGACCTTCAAGCTGCGCGAGAACCAGCCGATCGGCTGCAAGGTCACGCTGCGCAAGGCCAAGATGTACGAGTTCATCGACCGCCTCGTGAACGTGGCGCTGCCCCGCGTGCGCGACTTCCGTGGCCTCAATCCGAAGAGCTTCGACGGCCGCGGCAATTACTCGCTCGGCCTCAAGGAGCACATCATTTTCCCCGAAATCGATTTCGACAAGGTTTCGGAAGCCCGCGGCATGGACATCACGGTCTGTACCACGGCCAAGACCGACGACGAGGCGCGTGCCTTGTTGACCGCTTTCAATTTCCCGTTCCGGCAGTGAGACGCCCCTAAAGCCTCTCAAACGCGGAAACCCAGGAGCCAAGCATGGCAAAGAAGAGTTCGATCGAGAAGAACAACCGGCGCAAGCGGATGGCCAAGAACGCTGCGCCTCAGCGCGCCAAGCTGAAGGCGATCATCGCCGACAAGACCAGGCCGATGGAAGAGCGGTTTGCGGCGACGCTGAAGCTCGCCCAGATGCCGCGCAACTCGTCGGTGACGCGCATCCGCAACCGCTGCGAACTGACCGGTCGTCCGCGCTCGAACTACCGCAAGAACAAGCTCAGCCGCATCGCGCTGCGTGAACTCGGCTCCAAGGGCCTGGTTCCCGGGCTCGTGAAGTCGAGCTGGTAAGGAGGGTCGGACATGTCAACGCACGATCCGATTTCCGATCTCATCACCCGCATCCGCAACGCGCAGATGCGTTCGAAGTCCAAGGTCTCGACCCCGGGCTCGAAGATGCGCGCCAGCGTGCTCGAAGTGCTGAAGTCCGAGGGTTACATCCGCGGCTACGCCAGCGTCGAACATGCTTCGGGCCGCAGCGAACTCGAGATCGAACTGAAATATTTCGACGGCGAGCCCGTCATTCGCGAGATCGAGCGGGTTTCGAAGCCGGGCCGCCGGGTTTACGCTTCGGTGAAGAACCTGCCGCGGGTGAACAACGGTCTCGGCATTTCGGTGTTGTCGACGCCGAAGGGAATCATGGCTGACCACGACGCGCGCGACGCGAATGTGGGCGGCGAAGTTCTCTTCACGGTGTTCTGAGGAAGGATTTGAGCCATGTCACGTGTTGGCAAACGGCCTGTGGCGATCCCGTCCGGTGTGACGGCGAGCGTCGAGGGGCAGACCGTCAAGGTGAAGGGGCCGAAGGGCCAGCTTCAGTTCGTCGTGCATGACGACGTCGAGGTGAAGTCCGAGAGCGGGGCGATCAAGGTCGCGCCGAAGTTCAAGACCAACCGCGCGCAGGCCATGTACGGCACCGCGCGCGCGCAGGTCGCGAACCTGGTCGAGGGCGTCACCAAGGGCTTCGAGAAGAAGCTCGAGATCACCGGCGTCGGTTACCGCGCCGCGATGCAGGGCAAGAACCTGCAGCTCGCGCTCGGCTACAGCCACGATGTGGTCTACGCGATCCCGGAAGGCATCACCATCGCGGTGCCGAAGCCGACCGAGATCACGATCACGGGCACCGATTCCCAGCGGGTCGGGCAGGTCGCGGCCGAGATCCGCGCCTACCGTCCGCCGGAGCCCTACAAGGGCAAGGGCGTGAAGTACGCCAACGAATTCATCTTCCGCAAGGAAGGCAAGAAGAAGTAACGGAGCCGGTCATGTCACTCAAGGTAACGAATGCCCGGCGCAAGCAGCGTGTGCGCAACTCGCTGCGCCGGTCCGCCAATGGACGTCCGCGTCTGTCGGTGTTCCGTTCGTCGAAACACATCTACGCCCAGGTCATCGACGACCTGAAGGGCGAGACGCTGGCTTCCGCCTCGTCGCTGGAAAAGACCATGCGCGATGGCGGCAATACGGGCGCCAACATCGATGCGGCCAAGGCCGTCGGCAAGCTGCTGGCGGAACGCGCCGTGCAGAAGGGCGTCAAGGAAGTGGTGTTCGACCGCGGTCAGTATCTCTATCACGGGCGCGTCAAGGCGCTTGCGGATGCGGCCCGCGAAAGCGGACTGAGCTTCTAACGAACCGGTTTTGGAAATTTACGAGGACAGGGGCTTTCTTCCCCTAAAGATTGGAAAACACCATGGCAGGTGAACGCGAACGCGGCGGACGCGAACGGAGCAGGGATCGCGAGGAGCGCGACAGCGAGTTCGTCGACAAGCTCGTCCACATCAATCGCGTGGCGAAGGTCGTCAAGGGCGGCAAGCGCTTCGGCTTTGCGGCGCTGGTCGTGATCGGCGACCAGAAGGGCCGGGTCGGTTTCGGCCACGGCAAGGCGCGCGAAGTGCCCGAAGCGATCCGCAAGGCGACCGAGTCGGCCAAGCGCAACCTGACGCGCGTGGCGCTGCGCGAAGGCCGCACGCTGCATCACGACATCGCCGGCCGCCATGGCGCCGGCCGCGTCTACCTGCGCGCGGCTCCGGCCGGTACCGGCATCATCGCCGGCGGCCCGATGCGCGCGGTGTTCGAAACGCTCGGCATCCAGGACGTGGTGGCGAAGTCGATCGGCTCGTCGAATCCCTACAACATGGTTCGCGCCACCTTCGACGCGCTGAAGCATCAGGATTCGCCGCGTTCGGTGGCGGCCCGCCGCAACATCAAGGTGTCCACGCTGCAGTCGCGCCGCGTCGGCGGCGATGCCGAAGCGGTGGCTGAATAACCGGCGCGTTTTTAGGCGCTCTTTGGAGTTACGATGATGGCCAAGGCCGCAAAGACGATCAAGGTCGAGCAGACCGGCAGCGCGATCCGCCGCCACCACTCGCAGCGTGCGACGCTGATCGGCCTCAAGCTCAACAAGATCGGTCGTGTGACCGAGTTGCAGGACACGCCTGCAATTCGCGGCATGATCGCCAAGGTTCAACATCTCGTCCGCGTCGTCGGCGAGAAGTAGGTAAGGAGACAGGGCGATGAAGCTCAGCGATATCGCCGACAACGCCGGCTCGCGCAAGAAGCGCATGCGCGTCGGCCGTGGCATCGGTTCGGGCAAGGGCAAGACTTCGGGCCGCGGCGGCAAGGGCCAGACCGCGCGTTCGGGCGTGCGCATCAAAGGCTTCGAGGGCGGCCAGATGCCGCTGCATCGGCGGCTGCCGAAGCGCGGCTTCAACAACATCTTCCGGCTCGACTTCGCCGAGATCAACCTTGACCGGCTGCAGCAGGCGATCGACGCCAAGCTGGTGGATGTCAAGGAGACCGTGACCGTCGAATCGCTGGTCAAGGCCGGAGTGATCCGTCGCGCCAAGGACGGCCTGCGGCTGCTCGGCCGCGGCGAACTCAAGGCCAAGCTCGCGATCGAGGTGCATGGCGCCTCCAAATCCGCGGTTGCTGCGGTCGAGAAGGCCGGTGGCACCGTGAAGATCCTGGCCCCGGCCAAGAAGGAAGAAGGCGAGGCGGCGTAACATCTGCGTCATCGCCCGTTTTGTCGCGGGCAATCCGCGCGATAGGGCGATGGACTTATCGAAGCCGAGCACCAAATAATGTCCGGCGTCTGCCGATAGCCCCGCCCGGGGCATCGGCCTTGGGGCGGCGGGAGAAAGCCTGAACATGGTCTCAGCAGCAGAACAACTTGCGGCAAACCTCAATTTCGGCGCTTTGGCGAAGGCCGACGAACTGAAGAAGCGCATCTGGTTTACGCTGGGT encodes:
- the rplD gene encoding 50S ribosomal protein L4, with the protein product MELKVTTLEGKEAGSVQLSDAIFGLEPRADIIQRCVQWQLNKRQAGTHKTQGRADVWRTGKKMYKQKGTGGARHGSARVPQFRGGGRAFGPVVRSHATDLPKKVRALALKHALSAKAKDGGLIVIDSAQIKEAKTKALVGHFSGLGLTNALIIDGAELNNGFATAARNIPNIDVLPIQGINVYDILRRQKLVLTKAAVDALEARFK
- a CDS encoding 50S ribosomal protein L23, with the protein product MKNIDPRHYDVIVAPVVTEKATVASEHNKVVFKVAGKATKPQIKEAVEKLFDVKVKSVNTLVRKGKTKVFRGNFGSQSDVKRAIVTLEEGHRIDVTTGL
- the rplB gene encoding 50S ribosomal protein L2 is translated as MALKTYNPTTPGQRQLVMVDRSALYKGKPVKALTEGKLGNGGRNNTGRITVRFRGGGHKKAYRLVDFKRNKVDVPAVVERLEYDPNRTAFIALIKYQDGEQAYILAPQRLAVGDTVVAGNYVDVKPGNVMPLGNMPVGTIVHNIEMKIGKGGQIARSAGTYAQIVGRDQDYVILRLNSGEQRLVHGRCRGTIGAVSNPDHMNISIGKAGRTRWLGWRPHNRGVVMNPIDHPHGGGEGRTSGGRHPVTPWGKPTKGKKTRSNKSTNRFILLSRHKRKK
- the rpsS gene encoding 30S ribosomal protein S19, translating into MVRSVWKGPFVEASLLKKADAARASGRHDVIKIWSRRSTILPQFVGLTFGVYNGQKHVPVSVNEEMVGHKFGEFSPTRTFHGHSGDKKAKKA
- the rplV gene encoding 50S ribosomal protein L22, which translates into the protein MSKPKRERSLADNEAKAVARMLRVSPQKLNLVAQLIRGRKASAALADLQFSRKRIAVDVKKCLESAIANAENNHDLEVDDLVVAEAHVGNGIVMKRFAPRGRGRSGRIYKPFSHLTIVVRQVEAEASA
- the rpsC gene encoding 30S ribosomal protein S3, with protein sequence MGQKINPIGLRLGINRTWDSRWFAGKSEYGKLLHEDVKIREILHKELKQAAVARIVIERPHKKCRVTIHSARPGVVIGKKGADIDKLRKRVADITDSDVVINIVEIRKPELDATLVAESIAQQLERRVAFRRAMKRAVQSAMRLGAEGIRINCSGRLGGAEIARMEWYREGRVPLHTLRADVDYGVATAFTTFGTCGVKVWIFKGEILEHDPMAQDKKMAEGDTARPRRDAAA
- the rplP gene encoding 50S ribosomal protein L16; the encoded protein is MMQPKKTKFRKAHKGRIHGVATSGATLSFGQFGLKAMAPERITARQIEAARRALTRHMKRAGRVWIRVFPDLPVSKKPAEVRMGSGKGTPELWVARVKPGRVIFEIDGVNVQTAKEALTLAAAKLPIKTRFVARIAE
- the rpmC gene encoding 50S ribosomal protein L29, with translation MAPMKVEDIRAMSDDQREDAVLNLKKERFNLRFQRATGQLENTSRLREARRDIARIKTIAAQTRAKKK
- the rpsQ gene encoding 30S ribosomal protein S17, which translates into the protein MPKRTLQGVVVSDKQAKTVVVRVDRRFTHPIYKKTIRRSKNYHAHDENSEFKPGDMVWIEESKPISKLKRWTVVRGEQKKTA
- the rplN gene encoding 50S ribosomal protein L14 translates to MIQMQTNLDVADNSGARRVMCIKVLGGSKRRYATVGDVIVVSIKEAIPRGKVKKGDVMKAVVVRVRKDIRRADGSVIRFDRNAAVLINNQSEPVGTRIFGPVPRELRAKNHMKIISLAPEVL
- the rplX gene encoding 50S ribosomal protein L24; this encodes MAAKIRKGDKVIVLNGRDKGRTGEVFEVRPAENKALVRGVNMVKRHQKQTQNQEGGIISKESPIHLSNIAYVGKDGKPTRVGFKIQADGKKVRIAKSSGAEIDG
- the rplE gene encoding 50S ribosomal protein L5; translation: MADTAYTPRLRTEYDKSIRGKLTEQFGYANVMQVPRLDKVVLNMGVGDAVNDRKKAETAAGELTQIAGQKAIVTYSRIAIATFKLRENQPIGCKVTLRKAKMYEFIDRLVNVALPRVRDFRGLNPKSFDGRGNYSLGLKEHIIFPEIDFDKVSEARGMDITVCTTAKTDDEARALLTAFNFPFRQ
- the rpsN gene encoding 30S ribosomal protein S14; the encoded protein is MAKKSSIEKNNRRKRMAKNAAPQRAKLKAIIADKTRPMEERFAATLKLAQMPRNSSVTRIRNRCELTGRPRSNYRKNKLSRIALRELGSKGLVPGLVKSSW
- the rpsH gene encoding 30S ribosomal protein S8 translates to MSTHDPISDLITRIRNAQMRSKSKVSTPGSKMRASVLEVLKSEGYIRGYASVEHASGRSELEIELKYFDGEPVIREIERVSKPGRRVYASVKNLPRVNNGLGISVLSTPKGIMADHDARDANVGGEVLFTVF
- the rplF gene encoding 50S ribosomal protein L6 — encoded protein: MSRVGKRPVAIPSGVTASVEGQTVKVKGPKGQLQFVVHDDVEVKSESGAIKVAPKFKTNRAQAMYGTARAQVANLVEGVTKGFEKKLEITGVGYRAAMQGKNLQLALGYSHDVVYAIPEGITIAVPKPTEITITGTDSQRVGQVAAEIRAYRPPEPYKGKGVKYANEFIFRKEGKKK
- the rplR gene encoding 50S ribosomal protein L18 — encoded protein: MSLKVTNARRKQRVRNSLRRSANGRPRLSVFRSSKHIYAQVIDDLKGETLASASSLEKTMRDGGNTGANIDAAKAVGKLLAERAVQKGVKEVVFDRGQYLYHGRVKALADAARESGLSF
- the rpsE gene encoding 30S ribosomal protein S5, encoding MAGERERGGRERSRDREERDSEFVDKLVHINRVAKVVKGGKRFGFAALVVIGDQKGRVGFGHGKAREVPEAIRKATESAKRNLTRVALREGRTLHHDIAGRHGAGRVYLRAAPAGTGIIAGGPMRAVFETLGIQDVVAKSIGSSNPYNMVRATFDALKHQDSPRSVAARRNIKVSTLQSRRVGGDAEAVAE
- the rpmD gene encoding 50S ribosomal protein L30 — encoded protein: MAKAAKTIKVEQTGSAIRRHHSQRATLIGLKLNKIGRVTELQDTPAIRGMIAKVQHLVRVVGEK
- the rplO gene encoding 50S ribosomal protein L15 → MKLSDIADNAGSRKKRMRVGRGIGSGKGKTSGRGGKGQTARSGVRIKGFEGGQMPLHRRLPKRGFNNIFRLDFAEINLDRLQQAIDAKLVDVKETVTVESLVKAGVIRRAKDGLRLLGRGELKAKLAIEVHGASKSAVAAVEKAGGTVKILAPAKKEEGEAA